The genomic DNA TTCACATCGGCGATGCGACGGCGCAGCGGATCCGGGCGAAAGGCTACCGGCGGGTCGGGCTGCTCGGCACCAAGTTCACGATGGAGGAGGACTTTTACGTCGACCGGTTGCGCGCGCATGATCTCGACGTGCTGGTTCCTCCCACCGAGGCGCGCGCCGACGTCAACCGCATCATCTATGACGAGCTGTGCCTTGGAATCGTCACTGACCCCTCGCGTCGCCGCTATCGGGACGTGATGGCAGCGCTCGTCGCCGCCGGTGCGGACTGCATCATCCTGGGCTGCACCGAGATCACGATGCTGGTCGGGCCCGATGATACCTCGGTCGAGACGTTCGACACCACGGCCATTCACGCGGAGACGGCGGCGGATTTCGCCATCGGGGGATCTTAAGCGACGCCTCGCGCCTTGGGCCCGCCCAATTGCGCCAGCAGCTCCGTCCATAGCCGCGACCGCACCTCGTCTTTGAGAGAGACGACATGGAACGGCTGGCCGAAAATCGCGAGCGGCTCGTTGCCTGACGTGAACCGCGGCCAGGCCTCCGCGGCGTCGGGCACGCCGGTCGTGACGAAGCGCAGCACATCGGCCTGAAAACGCGCCGCGACCTCGACGTCGTCAGGCATCATCGGGCCGCCCTTGCGCTTCAGGATCGGGCGATCGACGAAATCAGGCAGATGCGCCCAGAGACAGGCGTTGTCGGCACCGTGGGTCGGGCCTTGCGACAGGAACGGCTCCAGCGCCGGTCGGTGATCGAACCGGCTGAGCCACACTGCGCCGCCCGCCCCGGCCTGCAGCCGCGCGAGATCGGCCATCGGGCGATGCCAGAACGCATCCGACAACAGCGCCTCGTACGGATCCTCATCGGCGCGCGCGGTGGCACGGTATGAGGACAACAGGCGCTCCCAGCCGGTATCGCCGAATGAGGCGCGCAGCTGCCGCTCGGTGGCGCGGATCATCGCGGCCGGCGGCGTGCTTTTCAGGAACATCACCATCTCGTCGCGGCAGGAGCCGAGCCAGAGCGGAATGTCGCGCAAGGCCCCACTGGCGAAGACATCGCGCGGCTCGCGCGGGATCACGGCGCCGTCGAGCACCGGCCCGAACAACGTGCCCTGCTCGGTCTCGTCCGCCAGCCTGCGGCCGACCCGCTCCACCGCAGCGAACAGTTTTGGCAGTGGCACGGACCCGATCGCGGCTGGGTCGCGCGCCAGTTCGAGCTCGTCGAGCACGCGGCGCGCGACGTCGTCGGCGTGATCGGCGCGCATGATGGTTCGCCCGGGCGCGCTGAGCGCGAGCGCGCGGATGAATTTTCCCCTCGCCTGAGGCAAGGTCGCGAGCGCGATCACCATGGAGGCGCCAGCCGACTGGCCGGACAATGTGATTGCGTCAGGATCGCCGCCGAAATTCGCGATATTGGCGCGCACCCAATGAAGCGCGGCGAGCGTATCCTGGAGCGCGAGGTTGTTGGCCTCGTGAAGGCCGTGACGATGCAGCTGCAGGAATCCGAGCGGGCCAAGCCGGTAGTTGATGGTGACGATCACCGCCGGGCCGTTCGCGGCGAGGAAGGCGCCGTCATAGTCCGCACCGCCGCCGGTGACGAAGGCGCCGCCATGGACGAAGAACAGCACCGGCAGCAGACGATCGGCCCCCGCCGGCGCCCAGATGTTCAGGCTGAGACAGGCTTCCTCAATGGCATGATCGAGATGACCGGGTTGCGGCGCGTAAGGACCGAAATCCGTGCAAATCAGCGGCGCCGTCCAGCCAGCCGGCGGCACCGCCTTCGCGAAGCGGCGCGCCGTCGCATAAGGCACGCCCTTGAAGACGCGCATGCCGTTCTGCACGAGACCTGTGACGGGCCCGCTCGTGGTCGAAACTGCATTGGTCAACATGCGATTGTCACCCTGCCCGTCGCTCAAGCACGCCGCTTGCCGAGATCAGCGATGTCGACGGTGTGGGTTTCGCGCGCGGTCGCCGCGGCCGCCGCCGAGATCACGCAGCAACAGGCAACGAAGATCGCGACCGGAATCCAGCCGTTCGGTCCCTCGCCGACCAGGCTCGCGCTCACCAGCGGCGTGAAGCCGGCGGCCAGGAAGCCGAGCTGGGTGCCGATCGCGGTGCCGGAATAGCGCACGCGCGCCTCGAACATCTCGGCATAGAAGGACGGCCAGATCGCGTTGGGCGCGGCATAGACGATGCCCGAGAGGATCATCGCCGCGGCGAAGATCGTCGGCGTATTGCCTGAGGTCACCAGCATGAAATAGGGGAACACGAGCACCGCGCAGCCCAGCACGCCGCCGATGAACACCGGCTTGCGGCCGATCTTGTCCGCCAGCAAGGCCCACAGCGGCTGGGTGATCAGCGCGGTGACGTTGCCGAGCACGCCGGCCCACAGCATGGTCGGACGCGCCACGCCGAACTTGGAGGTGACATAGCCGAGCGCGAACACGGCGGTCATGGTGCTGACGGTGGCGATCAGCGCGCAGACGATCACGCGCAGCACATCGGGCCAGTAGTCGCGCAGCAGCGTAACGACGGGGAAGCGCGCCACTTGCGCCTTGTCCTTGATGTCCTCGAACACGGGCGTTTCGGGCATGGTCCGCCGCACCAGATAGGCAACCAGCAGCACCAGCGCGGAGAGCAGGAAGGGAATGCGCCAGCCCCAGCTCAGGAGCTGGTCTTCCGGCAGGCTCGACACCGGGATGAAAACCAGCGTTGCCAGGATCGCGCCGGCCTGGGTGCCGCTCAAGGTCCAGCTCGTGAAGAAGGCGCGGTTGGAATTGGCGGAATGCTCCAGCGTCAGCGAGTTCGCCCCGCTCTGCTCGCCGGCGGCAGACAGGCCTTGCAGCAGGCGCAGCAGCGTCAGGATGACAGGCGCGGCATTGCCGATCGCCTTGGCATCCGGCAGCAGGCCGATCGCGAGCGTCGAGCCGCCCATCAGCACCAGCGTGAACAGCAGCACCGTCTTGCGGCCGATGCGGTCGCCGAAATGGCCGAGGATGACGGCGCCGACCGGCCGGGCGATGTAGCCGATGCCGAAGGACAGCAGCGCGAGCAGCGTCGCCGTCGAAGGATCGACATTGGCGAAGAACACTTTTGGAAAGATCAGCGCCGCCGCGGTGCCGTAGATGAAGAAATCGTAGTATTCGAGCATGCTGCCGACGAAGCTGACCAGCGCGGCGCGCTTGGGCAGCTTGTCTTGCGCGGCTTCCGCGCCGGATGACGCGCGCAGCGCCGCGGTTGACGTCAACGTCATTCGAATCTCCTCCCCATGTGGCCGGTGCGGTTCGCGTCAGGCGGGCCGCCTCGCGCGCGTTTCTGGTTCAGATTGCCGCAGCAGTGGTTTTACGCCATAATGTACGAACTAGTACGTTTATGCAATACGCGTTGGATCACCGCCGGAAGGCGCCAAATTTGCCTTCACCTTCAAGGTGATCCGTGGAAACTGGCGGGAGTAACAGCAATGCTCGAGCGCATGCCGCCCCCATCGAAGCGCACCAACGACCCCGAGCGCACCAAGCGCGACATCCTCGAAGTGGCGATGGCCGAATTCGCCTCGGAAGGCTATTCCGGCGCGCGCGTCGATGCGATCGCGGCGCGGACGCGCACCTCCAAGCGCATGATCTACTATTATTTCGGCGGCAAGGAGCAGCTCTACCTCGCGGTGCTCGAAGAGGCTTATCGCAGCATCCGCGCGCTGGAGGACCAGCTCGACATTGCGAGCTGCGACGCACGCGAGGGACTGCGCCGGCTGATCGAAGCGACCTTCGACCACGACGAGCGAAACCCGAACTTCATCCGCCTCGTCTCAATCGAGAACATCCACCACGGCAAGCACCTGAAGCAGAATTTGCAGCTGCGCCAGCTCAATGCCAGCGTGATCGCAACCCTCGACGGCATTTTGAAGCGCGGCCGCGCGGAAGGCGTCTTCCGCGACGACGTCGATGCCATCGATCTGCATCTCGCCATCTCCTCCTATTGCTTCTTCCGCGTCGCCAACCGCCACACGTTCGGCGCGCTGTTCGATCGGGATCTGAGCGAGCCGAAGGTCTTGGCGAAGAGCCGGACGCAGATCGTCGAGATGATTTTGGCGTGGCTGGGGGCGAAGGGGTGAAGCAGCAAGCGGGCGGCGATCGCGTCACATTGTCTCGTGTCCCGGATCTGCAGCGCACCGCTGAAGGAGCGCTGCGCTGCGTCCGGGGCACACGGCCTTCAGAGCCCCCTACCGATGCTCGATCGCGCGGATCGCACCGCGCAGCTCGGCGAGGCCGCGCAGGCGGCCGATGGCGGTGTAGCCGGGGTTGGTGCGCTTGGTGGCAGCGAGATCGTCGAGCATGCGGTGGCCGTGGTCGGGACGGAACACGATCCTCTTGTCCGGCGCGCGCTTCGCGTTCTCCTTCAGCAGCGCCTTCAGCACCGCGACCATGTCGACATCGCCGTCGAGATGATCGGACTCGTAGAACGACAGCCCGTCCGCCTCGCGCTTGGTCGCGCGCAGATGCGCAAAGGCGATGCGCGGGCCGAAGCGTTCGGCCATTTCAGGCAGATTGTTCTCCGCGCGCACGCCGAGCGAGCCCGTGCACAGGCAGATGCCGTTGGCCTTGGACGGCACGGCGTCGAACAGCGCCTGATAGTCGTCGCCTGACGAGGCGATGCGCGGCAGGCCGAACAGCGGGCGCGGCGGATCGTCCGGATGCAAGGTCAGCGACACCCCGAGCTGCTCGGCGACCGGCGTCACGCGCGCCAGGAACTCGGCGAGATGCTGCCGCAGGATCTTTGGCGTGATGTCGCGATAGGTCTCGAGGCGGTCCCGGAATTGCGGGATGGTCATCGGCTCGGTGGTCGAGCCCGGCAGCGCGCTGGCGATCACCATGACGAGATAGTCGATATCGGCCTGGCTCATCTTCTCGAACAACGCTTTCGCGCGGGCCTGCTGCTCCGGCGAATATTCCCGAACCGCGGCCGGACGCTTCAGGATATGCAGCTCGAAGGCGGCAAAGCGGTCCTGGTCGAAGCGCATGGCGCGGGCGCCGTTCGGCAGCTCCCATTCGAGATCGGTGCGGCACCAATCCACGACCGGCATGAAGTTGTAGCAGATGATCCTGATGCCGGCGCTCGCGACCGCCTCCAGGCTCGCGATCCAGGCCTCGATCGACTTGGTCGCTTTGCCGCCGAGACGCTTGACGTCGTCGGGGATCGGAATCGATTCCACCACCGACCATGTCAGCTGCGAGCGGCCCGGCTGGCCGTTCTCGATGAAGTTCTTGCGCTCCTCGACTGCCTTGCGCGTCCAGGCCTCCCCGATCGGCACCTGATGCAGCGCCGAGACGATGTCGCTCGCCCCGGCCTGCCTCACGTCGTCGAGCGAGACCGGATCATCGGGTCCGTACCAGCGCCATCCCTCCAACATCATGAATCCCTCCGATCAGTTCGCGGTCAGCACGACCTTGACGCTCTGCGAGCGGTCGAGCGCCAGCCGCAGCGCATCCGGCGCGGTCGACAGCGGACGCTCGGCGGTGACCAGCGACAACACGTCGACGCTGCCATTGGAGATCAGCTCCACCGCGGTCATGAACTCGAAGCCGAAGCGGAACGAGCCGCGCAGGTCGATCTCCTTCGCCATTACCGCATTCGACGGCGTCGGGATCTGGCCGCCCGGCAGATTGCCGATCTGCACCACGACGCCACCGCGCCTGACGATGCCGATCGCGCTGGCAAGGCCTGCGGCCGTGCCCGAGACCTCGAAGGCAACGTCATAGGGACGCGCCGCAGCCTGGGCCTTCAGGCCTTCCTCGCCGGCGGAAACGTTCTCGACATGCGAAGCGCCGAGCCTGGTCGCAAAGGCGAGCGGCGCCGGCGCGATATCGGCGACCGTGACGTCGGCCATGCCGGCGCGGTGCGCAGCGAGCATGGTCAGCAGCCCGATCGGGCCGGCACCGAAGATGATGCCGCGCTTGCCCTCGATATTGCCGGCGCGCGCGACCGCGTGCAGGCAGACGGAGAGCGGCTCGGCCAGGGCCGCGGCCTGATAGGACACGTGGTCGGGAATCTTGACGCATTGCGCGGGGATCGCGTCGAAATAATTGGCGAAACCACCCTGCATGTGCGGCGTCTTCGACGCCGAGCCCATGAAGTAGATGTTCTCGCACAGGTTCGGCCTGCCCTCGCGACAGGCGACGCAATGGCCGCACCAGCGTGACGGGTTGACGGCGACACGGTCGCCGACTTTCAGGTTCGCTGCGGAGCCGGAGATCTCCACGACCTCGCCCGAGATCTCGTGGCCGAGCACCAGCGGCGACTTCACCACGAAATCGCCGGTCCGGGCATGGCGGAAATAGTGCATGTCCGAGCCGCAGATGCCACCGGCGCCGAAGCGGATGCGCACCATGCCGTCGGCGAGCCTGTCGAGCGGATGCTCGATCATGCGGAGATCTTCGGGACCGAACAGGGTTGCGGCGAGAGCGGTCGAGGTCATTTGGAGAGTCCCATGTATTTTGGCAGCCAGAGGGTCAGTTCGGGGATGTAGGTGATCGCGATCAGCGCGAGCATCAGCGGCACCAGCCAGGGCAGGATCGCCACCGTCGTGCGCTCGACCGAGAGCTTTGCGACGCGCGCGAGCACGAACAGCACCATGCCGAGCGGAGGATGCAAGAGGCCGATCATAAGGTTCAGCGTCATGATCAGGCCGAAATGAATGGGATCGATGCCGAGCTTGAGCACGATCGGCAGCAGGATCGGCACCAGAATGGTGA from Bradyrhizobium sp. CCBAU 53351 includes the following:
- a CDS encoding aspartate/glutamate racemase family protein translates to MQTIGLIGGMSWESTALYYKLINERVRERMGKLHSAPLLLYSYDFEKIKQMQYAGRWAEAAASLAEVARRLESAGARAIVLCTNTMHKLAPEIISGVSIPFIHIGDATAQRIRAKGYRRVGLLGTKFTMEEDFYVDRLRAHDLDVLVPPTEARADVNRIIYDELCLGIVTDPSRRRYRDVMAALVAAGADCIILGCTEITMLVGPDDTSVETFDTTAIHAETAADFAIGGS
- a CDS encoding carboxylesterase/lipase family protein, with product MLTNAVSTTSGPVTGLVQNGMRVFKGVPYATARRFAKAVPPAGWTAPLICTDFGPYAPQPGHLDHAIEEACLSLNIWAPAGADRLLPVLFFVHGGAFVTGGGADYDGAFLAANGPAVIVTINYRLGPLGFLQLHRHGLHEANNLALQDTLAALHWVRANIANFGGDPDAITLSGQSAGASMVIALATLPQARGKFIRALALSAPGRTIMRADHADDVARRVLDELELARDPAAIGSVPLPKLFAAVERVGRRLADETEQGTLFGPVLDGAVIPREPRDVFASGALRDIPLWLGSCRDEMVMFLKSTPPAAMIRATERQLRASFGDTGWERLLSSYRATARADEDPYEALLSDAFWHRPMADLARLQAGAGGAVWLSRFDHRPALEPFLSQGPTHGADNACLWAHLPDFVDRPILKRKGGPMMPDDVEVAARFQADVLRFVTTGVPDAAEAWPRFTSGNEPLAIFGQPFHVVSLKDEVRSRLWTELLAQLGGPKARGVA
- a CDS encoding MFS transporter codes for the protein MTLTSTAALRASSGAEAAQDKLPKRAALVSFVGSMLEYYDFFIYGTAAALIFPKVFFANVDPSTATLLALLSFGIGYIARPVGAVILGHFGDRIGRKTVLLFTLVLMGGSTLAIGLLPDAKAIGNAAPVILTLLRLLQGLSAAGEQSGANSLTLEHSANSNRAFFTSWTLSGTQAGAILATLVFIPVSSLPEDQLLSWGWRIPFLLSALVLLVAYLVRRTMPETPVFEDIKDKAQVARFPVVTLLRDYWPDVLRVIVCALIATVSTMTAVFALGYVTSKFGVARPTMLWAGVLGNVTALITQPLWALLADKIGRKPVFIGGVLGCAVLVFPYFMLVTSGNTPTIFAAAMILSGIVYAAPNAIWPSFYAEMFEARVRYSGTAIGTQLGFLAAGFTPLVSASLVGEGPNGWIPVAIFVACCCVISAAAAATARETHTVDIADLGKRRA
- a CDS encoding TetR/AcrR family transcriptional regulator → MLERMPPPSKRTNDPERTKRDILEVAMAEFASEGYSGARVDAIAARTRTSKRMIYYYFGGKEQLYLAVLEEAYRSIRALEDQLDIASCDAREGLRRLIEATFDHDERNPNFIRLVSIENIHHGKHLKQNLQLRQLNASVIATLDGILKRGRAEGVFRDDVDAIDLHLAISSYCFFRVANRHTFGALFDRDLSEPKVLAKSRTQIVEMILAWLGAKG
- the uxuA gene encoding mannonate dehydratase, which gives rise to MMLEGWRWYGPDDPVSLDDVRQAGASDIVSALHQVPIGEAWTRKAVEERKNFIENGQPGRSQLTWSVVESIPIPDDVKRLGGKATKSIEAWIASLEAVASAGIRIICYNFMPVVDWCRTDLEWELPNGARAMRFDQDRFAAFELHILKRPAAVREYSPEQQARAKALFEKMSQADIDYLVMVIASALPGSTTEPMTIPQFRDRLETYRDITPKILRQHLAEFLARVTPVAEQLGVSLTLHPDDPPRPLFGLPRIASSGDDYQALFDAVPSKANGICLCTGSLGVRAENNLPEMAERFGPRIAFAHLRATKREADGLSFYESDHLDGDVDMVAVLKALLKENAKRAPDKRIVFRPDHGHRMLDDLAATKRTNPGYTAIGRLRGLAELRGAIRAIEHR
- a CDS encoding L-idonate 5-dehydrogenase; translation: MTSTALAATLFGPEDLRMIEHPLDRLADGMVRIRFGAGGICGSDMHYFRHARTGDFVVKSPLVLGHEISGEVVEISGSAANLKVGDRVAVNPSRWCGHCVACREGRPNLCENIYFMGSASKTPHMQGGFANYFDAIPAQCVKIPDHVSYQAAALAEPLSVCLHAVARAGNIEGKRGIIFGAGPIGLLTMLAAHRAGMADVTVADIAPAPLAFATRLGASHVENVSAGEEGLKAQAAARPYDVAFEVSGTAAGLASAIGIVRRGGVVVQIGNLPGGQIPTPSNAVMAKEIDLRGSFRFGFEFMTAVELISNGSVDVLSLVTAERPLSTAPDALRLALDRSQSVKVVLTAN